One Amycolatopsis sp. NBC_00355 genomic window carries:
- a CDS encoding alpha/beta hydrolase, with the protein MTYAIDPELLPWLDMLPAVTLPDYDALLAARASMTQLQEVMPSYDPVHPVDVRDTTVPGPSGAPDVPVRVYGPADREGTVPGLVYIHGGGFILGDLDMFHASLLHLVDELGIVIVSVDYRLAPEHPFPAPVEDCYAALTWTAAKAAELGIDPERLGVGGESAGGGLAAAVALLARDRGGPALRFQYLGIPELDDRLETPSMTAYVDTPMWNRPNAVYSWTSYLGTELGGADVSPYAAPARATDLAGLPPAFVTTCQFDPLRDEGIQYAQRLLQAGVTTELHHYPGTFHGSSIIQDAAISRRMLVDEVAALRRGLGVTSKD; encoded by the coding sequence ATGACCTACGCGATCGATCCCGAGCTGCTGCCCTGGCTGGACATGCTGCCCGCGGTGACCCTGCCCGACTACGACGCCCTCCTGGCCGCGCGCGCTTCGATGACGCAGCTGCAGGAGGTCATGCCGTCCTACGACCCGGTGCACCCGGTCGACGTGCGGGACACGACCGTGCCCGGGCCGTCCGGCGCCCCCGACGTCCCGGTCCGCGTGTACGGCCCGGCGGACCGCGAAGGCACCGTGCCCGGGCTGGTCTACATCCACGGCGGCGGGTTCATCCTCGGCGACCTGGACATGTTCCACGCCTCGCTGCTGCACCTGGTCGACGAGCTGGGCATCGTGATCGTGTCGGTCGACTACCGGCTCGCGCCCGAGCACCCGTTCCCCGCGCCGGTCGAGGACTGCTACGCGGCGCTGACCTGGACCGCGGCGAAGGCGGCCGAGCTCGGCATCGACCCGGAACGGCTCGGCGTCGGCGGCGAGAGCGCGGGCGGCGGGCTCGCGGCCGCCGTCGCGCTGCTGGCCCGCGACCGCGGCGGCCCCGCGCTGCGCTTCCAGTACCTCGGCATCCCGGAGCTGGACGACCGCCTCGAGACGCCGTCGATGACCGCGTACGTCGACACTCCGATGTGGAACCGCCCGAACGCCGTCTACAGCTGGACGAGCTACCTGGGCACCGAACTGGGCGGCGCCGACGTCTCGCCGTACGCCGCGCCCGCCCGCGCGACGGACCTGGCCGGGCTGCCGCCGGCGTTCGTGACGACCTGCCAGTTCGACCCGCTGCGCGACGAGGGAATCCAGTACGCGCAACGCCTTCTGCAAGCCGGGGTGACCACGGAGCTGCACCACTACCCGGGCACGTTCCACGGCTCGTCGATCATCCAGGACGCCGCGATCTCACGCCGGATGCTCGTGGACGAGGTCGCCGCGCTGCGCCGCGGGCTCGGGGTGACGTCGAAGGACTGA
- a CDS encoding helix-turn-helix domain-containing protein, with translation MKGLLLRLSGLDADAENAVRVIGFFDRLITDRASLDVLVRSTARLADCPVGVHAPAQGLSLRAEPDAEVAASGRVPAGAAVRRLEGGVVVWVCRAGTPTPLDDILLERFAIATAILLEHTSVPLPALGDPALVELVLSEGIGTAERSRALHLLGLDTTAHLRVLAATGADFAGRTATFGEVRAVLTVDGPESAPPAARIGVGPTVPALDLARSWQAARTALRFTAAAEPVVWWDRLGSLTALAGALGPADLAGLPDVRALDRLAADPHGDDLLAALTALCATGSARKAAAVLHRHHSTMPTRLARAGAVLGFDVDSPAGRFRLHLALMLRRLRDTGPSEVDTVPNG, from the coding sequence ATGAAGGGCCTGCTGCTGAGGCTGTCCGGACTCGACGCCGATGCCGAGAACGCGGTGCGGGTGATCGGGTTCTTCGACCGCCTGATCACCGACCGGGCGAGTCTCGACGTCCTCGTGCGGAGCACGGCCCGCTTGGCCGACTGCCCGGTCGGGGTGCACGCGCCCGCGCAGGGCCTGTCCCTGCGGGCGGAGCCGGACGCCGAGGTCGCCGCTTCGGGCCGGGTGCCGGCCGGGGCCGCCGTGCGCCGGCTCGAGGGCGGCGTCGTGGTCTGGGTCTGCCGCGCGGGCACGCCCACCCCGCTCGACGACATCCTGCTGGAGCGCTTCGCGATCGCCACCGCCATCCTGCTGGAGCACACCAGCGTGCCGCTGCCCGCGCTCGGTGACCCCGCGCTGGTCGAACTGGTGCTGTCCGAGGGGATCGGGACGGCCGAGCGGTCGCGGGCGCTGCACCTGCTCGGCCTGGACACGACGGCCCACCTGCGTGTGCTGGCGGCCACCGGCGCCGACTTCGCCGGCCGCACCGCCACGTTCGGCGAGGTCCGGGCCGTGCTCACCGTGGACGGACCCGAGTCCGCCCCGCCGGCGGCCCGGATCGGCGTCGGCCCCACCGTGCCCGCCCTGGACCTGGCCCGCTCGTGGCAGGCCGCGCGCACAGCACTCCGGTTCACGGCCGCCGCCGAGCCGGTGGTGTGGTGGGACCGGCTGGGCAGCCTCACCGCGCTGGCCGGGGCGCTCGGCCCGGCGGACCTCGCCGGTCTCCCGGACGTGCGGGCCCTCGACCGCCTGGCCGCCGACCCCCACGGCGACGACCTCCTCGCGGCGCTCACCGCCCTGTGCGCGACGGGCTCGGCCCGCAAGGCGGCGGCCGTCCTGCACCGCCACCACAGCACGATGCCCACCCGGCTCGCGCGCGCCGGCGCCGTGCTCGGCTTCGACGTCGACTCCCCCGCCGGCCGCTTCCGGCTGCACCTGGCCCTGATGCTGCGCCGGCTGCGCGACACCGGACCGTCCGAAGTGGACACCGTGCCGAACGGGTGA
- a CDS encoding acyclic terpene utilization AtuA family protein: MDGHRPGVRRRARAGTRVKRPVRIANCSGFYGDRLEAAREMVEGGPIDVLTGDYLAELTMLILWKARRKDPSAGYAKTFLTQLEHVLGTCLDRGIRIVSNAGGLNPAGLAAQISSVGLHPKIAYVDGDDLVDRLPDLAHLDTGGKLSEAGVKPLTANAYLGGWGIAAALEAGADVVVTGRVTDASLVVGPAAWWHGWAPEDVDAIAGAMAAGHVIECGPQATGGNYAFFEEVTDRRYPGFPIAEVAADGSSVITKHDGTGGLVSAGTVTAQLLYEIAEPAYAGPDAVAHFDSLRLLEEAPDRVRISGTRGSPPGEQLKVALNYDGGYRNTMTLVLTGDRIEEKAEWAEQQLFELLGGREQFAEVDVTLLRFDHPGSPVNAEATAHLRITVKDPDARKVGRRFATTTMQLALGGYPGFHTTTPPSSESAFGVFRPALVPASSVEHRVTLPDGARLVIPHPPTGASVPSPAVSFEPREFGPTRRVSLGTIAGARSGDKGGNANVGFWTRTDDEYAWLRGYLDVSCFRELLPEARELEIRRFELPNLRALNFVVVGLLGDGVASATRPDPQAKGLGEYLRSRPADVPVVLLEP; the protein is encoded by the coding sequence ATGGATGGGCATCGCCCAGGCGTTCGCCGGCGCGCCCGGGCGGGGACGCGCGTGAAGCGCCCGGTCCGGATCGCGAACTGCTCCGGGTTCTACGGCGACCGCCTCGAAGCGGCGCGGGAGATGGTCGAAGGCGGCCCGATCGACGTCCTCACCGGCGACTACCTCGCCGAGCTGACCATGCTGATCCTCTGGAAGGCGCGCCGCAAGGACCCCTCGGCCGGGTACGCGAAGACGTTTCTCACCCAGCTCGAACACGTCCTCGGCACCTGCCTGGACCGCGGCATCCGGATCGTCTCGAACGCCGGGGGCCTGAACCCGGCCGGGCTGGCCGCGCAGATCTCCTCGGTGGGATTGCACCCGAAGATCGCGTACGTGGATGGTGACGACCTCGTCGACCGCCTGCCCGATCTGGCGCACCTCGACACCGGCGGCAAACTCTCCGAGGCCGGCGTGAAACCGTTGACCGCCAACGCTTATCTCGGCGGCTGGGGCATCGCCGCGGCCCTGGAGGCCGGCGCGGACGTCGTTGTCACCGGGCGGGTCACCGACGCGTCGCTGGTCGTCGGCCCGGCCGCGTGGTGGCACGGCTGGGCGCCGGAGGACGTCGACGCGATCGCCGGGGCCATGGCCGCCGGGCACGTGATCGAGTGCGGCCCGCAGGCAACCGGCGGCAACTACGCGTTCTTCGAGGAGGTCACCGATCGGCGGTACCCGGGCTTCCCGATCGCCGAGGTCGCGGCCGACGGCTCGAGCGTCATCACCAAGCACGACGGCACCGGGGGACTGGTCTCGGCCGGGACGGTCACCGCTCAGCTGCTGTACGAGATCGCCGAACCCGCCTACGCCGGACCGGATGCCGTCGCGCACTTCGACAGCCTGCGGCTTCTCGAGGAGGCGCCGGACCGGGTGCGGATCAGCGGCACTCGCGGCAGCCCGCCGGGCGAGCAGCTCAAGGTCGCGCTGAACTACGACGGCGGCTACCGGAACACGATGACCCTGGTGCTGACCGGGGACCGCATCGAGGAGAAGGCCGAGTGGGCCGAGCAGCAGCTGTTCGAGCTGCTGGGCGGCCGGGAGCAGTTCGCCGAGGTCGACGTCACGCTGCTGCGGTTCGACCACCCCGGTTCGCCGGTCAACGCCGAAGCGACCGCGCACCTGCGGATCACGGTGAAGGACCCGGACGCCCGCAAGGTCGGCCGCCGCTTCGCCACCACGACGATGCAACTCGCCCTCGGCGGTTACCCGGGCTTCCACACGACAACGCCGCCGTCGTCGGAGAGCGCTTTCGGCGTCTTCCGGCCGGCTTTGGTGCCCGCGTCCTCGGTGGAGCACCGCGTCACCCTGCCGGATGGTGCCCGGCTCGTGATCCCGCATCCACCGACCGGCGCTTCGGTACCGTCGCCGGCTGTTTCCTTCGAGCCGCGGGAGTTCGGGCCGACACGACGGGTGTCACTCGGCACGATCGCGGGCGCGCGCTCGGGCGACAAGGGCGGCAACGCGAACGTCGGCTTCTGGACCCGCACCGACGACGAGTACGCGTGGTTGCGCGGATACCTCGACGTTTCGTGCTTCCGCGAGTTGCTGCCGGAGGCTCGTGAGCTGGAGATCCGCCGGTTCGAGCTGCCGAACCTGCGCGCGCTGAACTTCGTGGTGGTGGGCCTGCTCGGTGACGGCGTGGCGTCGGCGACGCGGCCGGACCCGCAGGCCAAGGGGCTCGGCGAGTACCTGCGAAGCCGGCCGGCCGACGTTCCGGTGGTGTTGCTGGAGCCGTGA
- a CDS encoding TIGR03084 family metal-binding protein: MPVSLDALLDDLVAETADVEAMLAPLDDDGIARPTPAAGWDIRDQVTHLAFFDQTATQAAVDPDGFRLAAAALMADGMDFPDRVAARYKDLGADEIRVWFRRARTVFVTAFRGRDPRARLPWFGPDMSVASSVTARIMETWAHGQDIADTLGVTRVPTDRLRHIAHLGVSTTAFSFGLHDRPAPVVPIRVVLHAPSGDRWTWGDGAAADRVEGTALDFCLAVTQRRLASDTGLVVRGPVAQEWMGIAQAFAGAPGRGRA; encoded by the coding sequence ATGCCCGTCTCGCTTGACGCTCTGCTCGACGACCTGGTCGCCGAGACCGCCGACGTCGAGGCCATGCTCGCCCCGCTCGACGACGACGGTATCGCCCGGCCGACCCCCGCGGCGGGCTGGGACATTCGCGACCAGGTCACGCACCTGGCCTTCTTCGACCAAACCGCGACGCAGGCGGCCGTCGACCCCGACGGTTTCCGTCTCGCGGCCGCTGCCCTCATGGCCGACGGCATGGACTTCCCCGACCGCGTCGCCGCGCGGTACAAGGACCTGGGCGCCGACGAGATCCGGGTGTGGTTCCGGCGCGCGCGGACGGTGTTCGTCACGGCGTTCCGCGGCCGCGACCCCCGGGCGCGGCTGCCGTGGTTCGGGCCGGACATGAGCGTCGCGTCGTCGGTGACCGCGCGGATCATGGAGACCTGGGCGCACGGGCAGGACATCGCCGACACCCTCGGGGTGACGCGCGTGCCGACCGACCGGCTCCGGCACATCGCCCACCTCGGCGTGTCGACGACGGCGTTCAGCTTCGGGCTGCACGATCGCCCGGCGCCGGTCGTCCCGATCCGGGTCGTCCTGCACGCGCCCTCGGGCGACCGGTGGACGTGGGGTGACGGCGCCGCCGCCGACCGTGTCGAAGGCACCGCGCTGGACTTCTGCCTCGCGGTCACCCAGCGCCGGCTCGCCTCGGACACCGGCTTGGTCGTGCGCGGGCCCGTTGCGCAGGAATGGATGGGCATCGCCCAGGCGTTCGCCGGCGCGCCCGGGCGGGGACGCGCGTGA
- a CDS encoding enoyl-CoA hydratase/isomerase family protein, producing MSVSYEVRNGVAWLTIDRPEARNALSKEVRDGLWEGTRRFVADDSAAVLVLTGAGDKAFCAGGDLKEMAETALEIPPPDFLPQFGRNIDVPKPTIAAVNGVAYAGGFLLAQQCDLVVAASHARFAVTEVKVGRGSPWAAPLSWLVPPRIAMEILLTGDPFDAERAREVGLVNDVVPLDELRSRTQALAERIAANAPLSVRAAKQTAYLQRRDVYDRAEEIWAPVYRSRDAQEGPAAFREKRKPVWEGR from the coding sequence GTGAGCGTCTCCTACGAAGTGCGGAACGGCGTCGCCTGGCTGACGATCGACCGGCCCGAAGCGCGCAACGCCTTGTCGAAGGAGGTCCGCGACGGGCTCTGGGAAGGCACCCGGCGGTTCGTCGCCGACGACTCCGCGGCGGTGCTCGTCCTGACCGGCGCGGGGGACAAGGCGTTCTGCGCGGGTGGTGACCTCAAGGAGATGGCCGAGACGGCCCTGGAGATCCCGCCGCCGGACTTCCTGCCCCAGTTCGGCCGGAACATCGACGTCCCGAAACCGACGATCGCGGCCGTCAACGGCGTCGCCTACGCGGGTGGGTTCCTGCTGGCGCAGCAGTGTGACCTGGTCGTCGCGGCTTCCCACGCGCGCTTCGCCGTGACCGAGGTGAAGGTGGGCCGCGGGTCGCCGTGGGCCGCGCCGCTGTCGTGGCTCGTGCCGCCGCGGATCGCCATGGAGATCCTGCTGACCGGCGACCCCTTCGACGCGGAGCGGGCCCGGGAGGTCGGGCTGGTGAACGATGTCGTACCCCTGGACGAGCTGCGGTCCCGGACGCAGGCGCTGGCCGAGCGGATCGCCGCCAACGCGCCGCTGTCCGTGCGGGCGGCGAAGCAGACGGCGTACCTGCAACGCCGGGACGTCTACGACCGCGCCGAGGAGATCTGGGCGCCCGTCTACCGCTCGCGCGACGCGCAGGAAGGTCCCGCGGCGTTCCGCGAGAAACGCAAGCCGGTCTGGGAAGGACGCTGA
- a CDS encoding acetyl/propionyl/methylcrotonyl-CoA carboxylase subunit alpha has product MIAKLLVANRGEIAARVMRTAHDLGISTVAVYSDPDAGAPFVRLADEAVRLPGSAPADTYLRADLVIAAARATGADAVHPGYGFLSENAGFARACGEAGLTFVGPSPEAIASMGSKIEAKALMDAAGVPVLPGATVTDETDLAAVAASIGFPVLVKAAFGGGGRGMRVVHDSAGLEEAVSGARREAASAFGDGSVFLERFVVDPRHVEVQILGDTHGEVVHLFERECSIQRRYQKIVEECPSPAVDDALRAELGAAAVAAGKAIGYTGAGTVEFVLDQDGRFFFLEVNTRLQVEHPVTELVTGLDLVELQLRVAEGEPLPPSVLGARIDGHAIEVRLYAEDVPAGFLPATGTLHRFRVPPLRGVRVDSGVQDGSVVGPHYDPMLAKVIAHGRTRREAARTLARALRQAELHGVTTNRNLLAGILAEPEFLAGHTDTGYLTRHDPATLGASGGGARHAAAAALATQARNRRDARVVPEMPSGWRNVGGAPQRIAYTAGSETLEVAYSLRRSGLRVTVNGEPLGRSVRLLSASPSLVELEIDGVHRAYAVRTWAGVSYVDGMDGSAALAEVPRFADPDAATAAGSLLAVMPGAVVRVLAGEGDAVTAGQPLVVLEAMKMEHTVAAPADGVLSDLRVRQGDQVDTGQVLAVVS; this is encoded by the coding sequence ATGATCGCGAAACTGCTCGTCGCCAACCGCGGGGAGATCGCCGCCCGGGTCATGCGCACCGCGCACGACCTCGGCATCTCCACCGTCGCGGTCTACTCCGACCCGGACGCGGGCGCGCCCTTCGTCCGGCTCGCCGACGAGGCCGTCCGGCTGCCCGGATCGGCACCTGCGGACACCTACCTGCGTGCCGACCTGGTGATCGCCGCCGCGCGCGCCACCGGGGCCGACGCGGTGCACCCGGGGTACGGGTTCCTGTCGGAGAACGCCGGGTTCGCCCGCGCCTGCGGCGAAGCCGGGCTGACGTTCGTCGGGCCGTCACCCGAGGCGATCGCGTCGATGGGCTCGAAGATCGAGGCCAAGGCCCTGATGGACGCGGCCGGGGTCCCGGTGCTGCCCGGGGCGACCGTCACGGACGAGACCGACCTCGCGGCGGTGGCCGCGTCGATCGGGTTTCCGGTGCTGGTCAAGGCCGCGTTCGGCGGCGGTGGTCGGGGCATGCGCGTGGTGCACGACTCCGCGGGGCTGGAAGAGGCGGTCTCAGGTGCCCGAAGGGAAGCAGCGTCGGCGTTCGGCGACGGCTCGGTGTTCCTGGAACGGTTCGTCGTCGACCCGCGGCACGTCGAGGTCCAGATCCTCGGCGACACCCACGGCGAGGTGGTGCACCTGTTCGAGCGCGAGTGCTCGATCCAGCGGCGGTACCAGAAGATCGTCGAGGAGTGCCCGTCGCCGGCGGTCGACGACGCTCTGCGCGCCGAACTGGGCGCCGCGGCCGTCGCCGCCGGGAAGGCCATCGGCTACACCGGCGCCGGCACGGTCGAGTTCGTGCTGGACCAGGACGGCCGGTTCTTCTTCCTCGAGGTCAACACGCGGCTGCAGGTCGAGCACCCGGTCACCGAGCTGGTCACCGGCCTGGACCTGGTGGAACTGCAGCTGCGGGTGGCCGAGGGTGAGCCGCTGCCGCCTTCGGTGCTGGGTGCCCGGATCGACGGGCACGCCATCGAGGTCCGCCTCTACGCCGAGGACGTCCCGGCCGGGTTCCTGCCCGCCACCGGCACGCTGCACCGCTTCCGCGTCCCGCCGCTGCGCGGGGTGCGCGTCGACTCCGGCGTCCAGGACGGCTCGGTCGTGGGCCCGCACTACGACCCGATGCTGGCCAAGGTGATCGCCCACGGCCGGACCCGCCGCGAAGCCGCGCGGACCCTCGCGCGGGCGTTGCGGCAGGCGGAGCTGCACGGCGTCACGACCAACCGCAACCTCCTGGCCGGCATCCTGGCCGAGCCGGAGTTCCTGGCCGGGCACACCGACACCGGATACCTGACCCGGCACGACCCGGCCACGCTCGGCGCGTCCGGCGGCGGCGCCCGGCACGCGGCGGCCGCCGCGTTGGCGACCCAGGCGCGCAACCGGCGTGACGCGCGGGTGGTGCCCGAGATGCCGTCCGGGTGGCGCAACGTCGGCGGGGCACCGCAACGGATCGCCTACACGGCCGGTTCGGAAACGCTGGAAGTCGCGTACTCGCTGCGCCGGTCCGGCCTGCGCGTCACGGTGAACGGCGAGCCGCTCGGCCGCTCGGTCCGGCTGCTGTCCGCGTCACCGTCACTGGTGGAGCTGGAGATCGACGGCGTCCACCGCGCCTACGCCGTGCGAACCTGGGCCGGAGTGTCCTATGTAGACGGAATGGATGGGTCGGCCGCGCTGGCCGAGGTGCCGCGGTTCGCCGACCCGGACGCCGCCACCGCCGCGGGGTCGTTGCTCGCGGTGATGCCTGGCGCGGTGGTGCGCGTCCTGGCGGGTGAGGGTGACGCGGTGACCGCGGGGCAGCCCTTGGTCGTGCTGGAGGCGATGAAGATGGAGCACACGGTCGCCGCGCCGGCCGACGGTGTCCTGTCCGACCTGCGGGTGCGCCAAGGCGACCAGGTCGACACCGGACAGGTGCTGGCGGTCGTGTCGTGA
- a CDS encoding acyl-CoA carboxylase subunit beta: MTVLKSLLDVSAESYAANRKAQLEALARLEEQLELAIAGGGERYVQRHRDRGKLPVRERLELLLDPDSPFLELSALAAWGTDFTVGASVLTGIGVVSDVECVVIGHDPTVRGGAMNPYSLRKTLRALEIARVNRLPVVNLVESGGADLPTQADLFVPAGRIFHELTELSSLGIPTLAIVFGNSTAGGAYVPGMCDYAVLVDRQAKVFLGGPPLVKMATGEEADDESLGGADMHSRVSGLSDYFAVDERDAIRLGRRVLSRINWRKLGPAPSRTPEPPRYDPEEILGIVPPDPKVPFDPREILARTVDGSDFDEYKPLYGTSLVTGWASIHGYPVGVLANHRGVLFSEEAKKASEFILLANQTDVPLVFLQNTTGYMVGTRYEQGGIIKDGAKMINAVTNSTVPHLTVNMASSFGAGNYGMSGRAYDPRLMFAWPGAKLAVMGAAQLAGVMSIVGRNSAASQGKPFDDEADRTRTAAIEAQIETESHAFAVTARLYDDGIVDPRDTRNVLGMSLSAVHSNRVEGRRGFGVFRM; this comes from the coding sequence ATGACCGTCCTCAAGTCCCTGCTCGACGTCTCCGCGGAGAGCTACGCGGCCAACCGGAAGGCGCAGCTCGAAGCCCTGGCGCGGCTGGAAGAGCAACTGGAACTGGCCATCGCCGGTGGTGGCGAGCGGTACGTCCAGCGCCACCGCGACCGCGGCAAGCTCCCGGTCCGCGAACGCCTCGAGCTGCTGCTCGACCCGGACAGCCCGTTCCTGGAGCTGTCCGCGCTCGCCGCGTGGGGCACCGACTTCACCGTCGGCGCGTCGGTGCTCACCGGTATCGGCGTGGTGTCCGATGTGGAGTGTGTGGTCATCGGGCACGACCCGACCGTCCGCGGCGGGGCGATGAACCCGTACTCGCTGCGGAAGACGTTGCGGGCCTTGGAGATCGCCCGCGTCAACCGACTTCCGGTGGTCAACCTCGTCGAGTCCGGCGGCGCCGACCTGCCGACGCAGGCCGACCTGTTCGTGCCGGCCGGGCGGATCTTCCACGAGCTGACCGAGCTCTCGTCGCTGGGCATCCCGACCCTCGCGATCGTGTTCGGCAACTCGACCGCCGGTGGCGCGTACGTGCCCGGCATGTGCGACTACGCCGTACTCGTCGACCGTCAGGCCAAGGTGTTCCTCGGCGGGCCGCCGCTGGTCAAGATGGCCACCGGCGAGGAGGCCGACGACGAATCCCTCGGCGGCGCCGACATGCACTCCCGCGTCTCGGGCCTGTCCGACTACTTCGCGGTCGACGAACGCGACGCGATCCGCCTCGGCCGGCGCGTGCTGTCCCGGATCAACTGGCGCAAGCTCGGCCCGGCGCCCAGCCGGACGCCGGAGCCGCCGAGGTACGACCCGGAAGAGATCCTGGGGATCGTCCCGCCGGACCCGAAGGTGCCGTTCGACCCGCGCGAGATCCTCGCCCGCACGGTCGACGGCTCCGACTTCGACGAGTACAAGCCGCTCTACGGCACTTCGCTGGTGACGGGCTGGGCGAGCATCCACGGGTATCCCGTCGGCGTGCTCGCCAACCACCGCGGTGTGCTGTTCAGCGAGGAGGCCAAGAAGGCCAGCGAGTTCATCCTGCTCGCCAACCAGACCGACGTCCCGCTGGTGTTCCTGCAGAACACGACCGGCTACATGGTCGGCACCCGCTACGAGCAGGGCGGGATCATCAAGGACGGCGCCAAGATGATCAACGCCGTCACCAACAGCACGGTGCCGCACCTGACGGTCAACATGGCGTCCTCGTTCGGTGCCGGCAACTACGGCATGTCCGGCCGTGCCTACGACCCGCGGCTGATGTTCGCCTGGCCCGGCGCGAAGCTCGCGGTGATGGGCGCCGCCCAGCTCGCCGGGGTGATGTCGATCGTCGGCCGCAACTCGGCCGCGTCGCAGGGAAAGCCGTTCGACGACGAGGCCGACCGCACGCGGACCGCCGCGATCGAGGCGCAGATCGAGACCGAGTCGCACGCTTTCGCCGTCACCGCAAGGCTTTACGACGACGGCATCGTCGACCCGCGCGACACCCGGAACGTCCTGGGGATGTCGCTGTCCGCCGTCCACTCCAACCGCGTCGAGGGCCGTCGCGGCTTCGGCGTCTTCCGGATGTGA
- a CDS encoding AMP-binding protein, producing MTDHNLVHRVNVGDALTRVAFGRPDALAVVDGDRRWTYGEFDTWVNRLAHGLTGRGYTTGDVLALASANSAEFLAVYYACAKLGLVCVPINLGWRSDEVAYVLGHSRARGIVVERQLADVIAPAVAQTPGVADVILAPGTGGEATGLDFGDVLSDDTTSPEVAVEDRAPLSYLYTSGTTASPKGVVGTHLAIHLESMSAALDSGWRADDRFVAMMPMFHTAQLNAFCTPAIVVGATIFVHRGFDPERFLDTVEREKITQVFGLPMMYRAALEHPSFGGRDLSSLRRAVYAMAPMPEAQIKACLDGFRCDFALLFGQTEMSPITTLFRPEHQLSHVGAVGTPLTGVQVGIMDSGGNLLPRGEQGEIVYRAPSAMQEYLHNPEATEEAFRYGWFHSGDVGRFGPDGVLWFADRSKDVIKTGGENVASIEVERAVYDTEPNVAEVVVVGLPHERWTEAITAVVVPKPGESIDAEGLRLRLKDRLDGYKVPKAVIVTDELPRTSTGKIQKNVVRDQHSGHYGGAE from the coding sequence ATGACGGACCACAACCTCGTCCACCGGGTCAACGTCGGTGACGCGCTGACCCGCGTCGCGTTCGGCCGCCCGGACGCCCTCGCCGTCGTCGACGGCGACCGCCGCTGGACCTACGGCGAGTTCGACACCTGGGTCAACCGGCTCGCGCACGGCCTCACCGGCCGCGGTTACACGACCGGCGACGTCCTCGCGCTGGCGTCGGCCAACAGCGCCGAGTTCCTCGCCGTCTACTACGCCTGCGCGAAGCTCGGGCTCGTCTGCGTGCCGATCAACCTCGGCTGGCGAAGTGACGAAGTCGCTTACGTGCTCGGGCATTCGCGAGCCCGCGGCATCGTCGTCGAGCGTCAGCTCGCCGACGTCATCGCGCCCGCCGTGGCGCAGACCCCAGGCGTCGCCGACGTGATCCTCGCGCCCGGCACCGGCGGCGAAGCCACCGGCCTGGACTTCGGCGACGTCCTCTCCGACGACACGACCTCACCCGAGGTCGCCGTCGAGGACCGCGCCCCACTGTCCTATCTGTACACCTCCGGGACTACGGCCTCCCCGAAGGGCGTGGTCGGGACGCACCTGGCCATCCACCTGGAGTCGATGTCGGCCGCGCTGGACTCCGGCTGGCGCGCCGACGACCGGTTCGTCGCGATGATGCCGATGTTCCACACCGCGCAGCTCAACGCCTTCTGCACCCCCGCGATCGTCGTCGGCGCCACGATCTTCGTGCACCGCGGCTTCGACCCCGAGCGGTTCCTCGACACGGTCGAACGCGAGAAGATCACCCAGGTCTTCGGCCTGCCGATGATGTACCGCGCGGCGCTGGAGCACCCGTCGTTCGGCGGGCGCGACCTGTCGTCGCTGCGCCGTGCGGTCTACGCGATGGCGCCGATGCCGGAGGCACAGATCAAGGCGTGCCTCGACGGCTTCCGCTGCGACTTCGCGCTGTTGTTCGGGCAGACCGAGATGAGCCCGATCACCACGTTGTTCCGGCCCGAGCACCAGCTCTCGCACGTCGGGGCGGTCGGCACGCCGCTCACCGGTGTCCAGGTCGGGATCATGGACTCCGGCGGGAACCTGCTGCCGCGCGGCGAGCAGGGCGAGATCGTCTACCGGGCGCCGTCGGCCATGCAGGAGTACCTGCACAACCCGGAGGCGACCGAGGAGGCGTTCCGGTACGGCTGGTTCCACTCCGGCGACGTCGGCCGGTTCGGGCCGGACGGCGTGCTGTGGTTCGCCGACCGCTCCAAGGACGTCATCAAGACCGGCGGTGAGAACGTCGCGTCCATCGAGGTCGAGCGGGCCGTCTACGACACCGAGCCGAACGTCGCCGAGGTCGTGGTCGTCGGGCTGCCGCACGAGCGGTGGACCGAGGCCATCACGGCGGTGGTCGTGCCGAAACCGGGGGAGTCGATCGACGCCGAAGGCCTGCGGCTGCGGCTCAAGGACCGCCTGGATGGTTACAAGGTCCCGAAAGCGGTGATCGTCACCGACGAGCTGCCGCGCACGTCCACCGGGAAGATCCAGAAGAACGTGGTCCGGGACCAGCACTCGGGGCACTACGGGGGAGCGGAATGA